Proteins encoded in a region of the Leopardus geoffroyi isolate Oge1 chromosome E2, O.geoffroyi_Oge1_pat1.0, whole genome shotgun sequence genome:
- the LOC123577736 gene encoding sterile alpha motif domain-containing protein 1-like: MYRRRPESWAETQHGEGDSLLSRERHSAWEGGDRGARYACEPPAPRTEVPGAPKATRRRLRPKLKASERGGGGQRGTRKPEEPERTAGFEKRRGAGALRARHLSLAPAPAEARHPGSWRRPAKKHPSPPSSRPRAPAGEAGLGAPQSAREQHSPGSPLAVCCAQLLRGPRLGATVPHPPLRPRPPPPAPAPTPGLRGTACVRAPVRRTAWRERAARACAPRPRAGCLPEPGLARSVRGPAAAAGRPTGALGQLPPRTRNSLLLLKNPPKRVYVGPYKLPARAFTIYEKSEPVLGKRGTPTLRGQPGGFSVCACVGGGPLGSVWVQTGTWLAYA, translated from the exons ATGTACCGGAGGCG GCCAGAGAGCTGGGCGGAGACGCAGCACGGAGAAGGGGACTCTCTCCTCTCCCGCGAGCGCCACTCGGCCTGGGAAGGCGGCGACCGCGGGGCACGCTACGCCTGCGAGCCCCCAGCTCCTCGCACGGAGGTGCCAGGCGCCCCGAAGGCGACGAGGAGGCGTCTACGGCCGAAGCTGAAGGCGTCTGagcgagggggggggggacagcggGGGACAAGGAAGCCAGAGGAACCTGAGAGGACGGCGGGCTTTGAAAAGCGCCGCGGGGCGGGCGCACTCCGAGCCCGGCATCTGTCTTTGGCCCCGGCTCCCGCCGAGGCGAGGCATCCAGGCTCCTGGCGACGACCCGCGAAAAAAcacccctcacctccctcctctcGGCCCAGGGCCCCGGCTGGAGAGGCTGGGCTCGGCGCCCCGCAGTCAGCGCGCGAACAGCACTCACCTGGGTCCCCGCTTGCCGTGTGCTGCGCCCAGCTCCTGCGCGGTCCCAGGCTCGGCGCcactgttccccacccccccctccgcccccggccgcccccaccagccccagcccccaccccgggaCTGCGAGGGACAGCTTGCGTGCGAGCCCCCGTGCGGCGGACAGCCTGGCGCGAGAGGGCCGCCAGGGCCTGTGCTCCCCGCCCGCGCGCAGGCTGCCTTCCGGAACCTGGCCTGGCGCGCAGTGTCAGAGGCCCCGCGGCGGCGGCAGGCCGACCCACAGGGGCATTAGGCCAACTCCCCCCGCGCACGCGGAATTCTCTATTATTATTAAAGAATCCCCCAAAACGTGTTTACGTTGGGCCGTATAAACTTCCTGCCAGGGCCTTTACCATCTACGAGAAATCGGAACCTGTTCTTGGAAAGCGGGGAACACCGACGCTGCGGGGCCAACCAGGCGGATTttcagtgtgtgcgtgtgtgggagGGGGTCCCCTAGGAAGCGTGTGGGTTCAGACTGGAACTTGGCTAGCCTACGCGTGA
- the MTHFSD gene encoding methenyltetrahydrofolate synthase domain-containing protein isoform X4 — protein sequence MELRTGVSKQDIREQIWDYMESRNLADFPRPVHHRIPNFKSKKTLLVPTPRLRTGLFNKITPPPGATKDVLRKCATSQGVRNYSTPVGLDSRVLVDLVVVGSVAVSEKGWRIGKGEGYADLEYAMMVSMGAVSPETPVVTIVHDCQVIDIPEALLEDHDLTVDYILTPTRVVATGCERPKPTGILWSKISGEVMGKIPVLQSLRHREKQAGKDVTLRDEPRRLLGASSQQPARLTAVRGPRDPPLPEPCPAQGEDGPTGTVCVGNLPRDARVSELKRALRELGVVPQRLTWQGPRGRALLHYQAPASAQQAVSHLQGLRLGAATVTVSLARRRRASDLPGGRVQEPQPDCRPAVADL from the exons GTGTTTCCAAACAGGACATTCGCGAACAGATCTGGGACTACATGGAATCACGAAACTTAGCGGATTTTCCCCGGCCTGTTCATCACAGGATTCCCAACTTCAAG agcaaaaaaacaTTGTTGGTGCCAACACCACGGCTGAGAACGGGGTTGTTTAATAAGATCACGCCGCCGCCCGGCGCAACGAAGGACGTCTTGAGAAAATGCGCCACCTCTCAG GGCGTGCGCAACTACAGCACCCCCGTGGGCTTGGATTCCAGGGTCCTTGTggacttggtggtggtggggtccGTTGCCGTTTCTGAAAAAG GTTGGAGAATTGGGAAGGGAGAAGGTTATGCTGATCTGGAATATGCCATGATGGTGTCGATGGGAGCGGTCAGCCCGGAGACACCAGTGGTCACCATCGTCCACGACTGCCAG GTCATCGACATACCTGAAGCGCTGCTCGAGGACCACGACCTCACCGTGGACTACATTCTCACTCCGACGAGAGTCGTTGCCACGGGGTGTGAGCGCCCAAAGCCAACGGGAATCTTATGGTCCAAG ATCAGCGGGGAGGTGATGGGGAAAATCCCAGTACTCCAAAGCCTTCGTCACCGAGAGAAGCAGGCTGGAAAAGACGTCACCCTCCGGGACGAGCCCCGGCGCCTCCTGggagccagcagccagcagccagctCGCCTGACCGCCGTCCGGGGGCCCCGGGACCCACCCCTGCCAGAACCCTGCCCTGCGCAGGGGGAGGATGGGCCCACTGGCACCGTTTGCGTCGGGAACCTTCCCCGGGACGCCCGAGTGAGCGAGCTGAAGAGAGCCCTCCGAGAACTCGGAGTGGTCCCCCAGAGGCTCACTTGGCAGGGGCCCCGGGGCAGGGCCCTCCTGCATTACCAGGCCCCGGCCTCCGCCCAGCAGGCCGTCTCCCACTTGCAGGGCTTGCGCTTGGGGGCGGCCACCGTGACGGTGTCACTGGCCAGGCGGCGGAGGGCCAGCGACCTGCCGGGCGGCCGCGTGCAGGAGCCACAGCCTGACTGTCGCCCGGCCGTCGCCGACCTGTGA
- the MTHFSD gene encoding methenyltetrahydrofolate synthase domain-containing protein isoform X3, translating to MESRNLADFPRPVHHRIPNFKGSYLACQNIRDLEVFARTREVKVDPDKPLEGVRLLALQSKKTLLVPTPRLRTGLFNKITPPPGATKDVLRKCATSQGVRNYSTPVGLDSRVLVDLVVVGSVAVSEKGWRIGKGEGYADLEYAMMVSMGAVSPETPVVTIVHDCQVIDIPEALLEDHDLTVDYILTPTRVVATGCERPKPTGILWSKISGEVMGKIPVLQSLRHREKQAGKDVTLRDEPRRLLGASSQQPARLTAVRGPRDPPLPEPCPAQGEDGPTGTVCVGNLPRDARVSELKRALRELGVVPQRLTWQGPRGRALLHYQAPASAQQAVSHLQGLRLGAATVTVSLARRRRASDLPGGRVQEPQPDCRPAVADL from the exons ATGGAATCACGAAACTTAGCGGATTTTCCCCGGCCTGTTCATCACAGGATTCCCAACTTCAAG GGCTCTTATCTGGCTTGCCAAAACATCAGAGACCTAGAAGTTTTTGCCAGAACACGGGAAGTTAAAGTGGACCCCGACAAACCGCTGGAAGGCGTCCGGCTGCTGGCGCTGCAG agcaaaaaaacaTTGTTGGTGCCAACACCACGGCTGAGAACGGGGTTGTTTAATAAGATCACGCCGCCGCCCGGCGCAACGAAGGACGTCTTGAGAAAATGCGCCACCTCTCAG GGCGTGCGCAACTACAGCACCCCCGTGGGCTTGGATTCCAGGGTCCTTGTggacttggtggtggtggggtccGTTGCCGTTTCTGAAAAAG GTTGGAGAATTGGGAAGGGAGAAGGTTATGCTGATCTGGAATATGCCATGATGGTGTCGATGGGAGCGGTCAGCCCGGAGACACCAGTGGTCACCATCGTCCACGACTGCCAG GTCATCGACATACCTGAAGCGCTGCTCGAGGACCACGACCTCACCGTGGACTACATTCTCACTCCGACGAGAGTCGTTGCCACGGGGTGTGAGCGCCCAAAGCCAACGGGAATCTTATGGTCCAAG ATCAGCGGGGAGGTGATGGGGAAAATCCCAGTACTCCAAAGCCTTCGTCACCGAGAGAAGCAGGCTGGAAAAGACGTCACCCTCCGGGACGAGCCCCGGCGCCTCCTGggagccagcagccagcagccagctCGCCTGACCGCCGTCCGGGGGCCCCGGGACCCACCCCTGCCAGAACCCTGCCCTGCGCAGGGGGAGGATGGGCCCACTGGCACCGTTTGCGTCGGGAACCTTCCCCGGGACGCCCGAGTGAGCGAGCTGAAGAGAGCCCTCCGAGAACTCGGAGTGGTCCCCCAGAGGCTCACTTGGCAGGGGCCCCGGGGCAGGGCCCTCCTGCATTACCAGGCCCCGGCCTCCGCCCAGCAGGCCGTCTCCCACTTGCAGGGCTTGCGCTTGGGGGCGGCCACCGTGACGGTGTCACTGGCCAGGCGGCGGAGGGCCAGCGACCTGCCGGGCGGCCGCGTGCAGGAGCCACAGCCTGACTGTCGCCCGGCCGTCGCCGACCTGTGA
- the FOXF1 gene encoding forkhead box protein F1 — protein MTAEAQPAPRAQPPPPRPPPPPPLPPPPPPPPPGSSAAQSSGGSGGGGSSSHPMSSAPEKQQPPHGGGGGGGGGGGGGGAAMDPASSGPSKAKKTNAGIRRPEKPPYSYIALIVMAIQSSPTKRLTLSEIYQFLQSRFPFFRGSYQGWKNSVRHNLSLNECFIKLPKGLGRPGKGHYWTIDPASEFMFEEGSFRRRPRGFRRKCQALKPMYSMMNGLGFNHLPDTYGFQSSAGGLSCPPNSLALEGGLGMMNGHLPGNVDGMALPSHSVPHLPANGGHSYMGSCGGAAAGEYPHHDSSVPASPLLPAAAGGVMEPHAVYSGSTAAWPPSASAALNSGASYIKQQPLSPCNPTANPLSGSLSTHSLDQPYLHQNSHNAPAELQGIPRYHSQSPGMCDRKEFVFSFNTMAPSSMHSAGSGSYYHQQVTYQDIKPCVM, from the exons ATGACGGCAGAGGCGCAGCCAGCCCCGCGCgcgcagccccctccccctcgccctcctcccccccctcctcttcctcctcctcctcctcctcctcctcccggctCGTCGGCGGCGCAGagcagcggcggcagcggcggcggcggcagcagcagccaCCCGATGTCTTCGGCGCCCGAGAAGCAGCAGCCACCgcacggcggcggcggcggcggcggcgggggcggcggcggcggcggcgcggccaTGGACCCCGCGTCGTCCGGCCCGTCCAAGGCCAAGAAGACCAACGCTGGCATCCGGCGCCCCGAGAAGCCGCCCTACTCGTACATCGCGCTCATCGTCATGGCCATCCAGAGCTCGCCCACCAAGCGCCTGACGCTCAGCGAGATCTACCAGTTCCTGCAGAGTCGCTTCCCCTTCTTCCGCGGCTCCTACCAGGGCTGGAAGAACTCGGTGCGCCACAACCTCTCGCTCAACGAGTGCTTCATCAAGCTGCCCAAGGGCCTGGGGCGGCCCGGCAAGGGCCACTACTGGACCATCGACCCGGCCAGCGAGTTCATGTTCGAGGAGGGCTCCTTTCGGCGGCGGCCGCGCGGCTTCCGAAGGAAATGCCAGGCGCTCAAGCCCATGTACAGCATGATGAACGGGCTGGGCTTCAACCACCTCCCGGACACCTACGGCTTCCAGAGCTCCGCGGGCGGCCTCTCGTGCCCGCCCAACAGCCTGGCGCTGGAGGGCGGCCTGGGCATGATGAACGGCCACTTGCCGGGCAACGTGGACGGCATGGCCTTGCCCAGCCACTCGGTGCCACACCTGCCCGCCAACGGCGGCCACTCGTACATGGGCAGCTGTGGCGGTGCCGCGGCCGGTGAGTACCCGCACCACGACAGCTCCGTGCCGGCCTCCCCGCTGCTGCCTGCGGCCGCCGGCGGGGTCATGGAGCCGCACGCGGTCTACTCGGGCTCCACGGCCGCCTGGCCGCCCTCAGCCTCTGCCGCGCTCAACAGCGGCGCCTCCTACATCAAGCAGCAGCCCCTGTCCCCCTGCAACCCCACGGCCAACCCCCTGTCCGGCAGCCTCTCCACGCACTCCCTGGACCAGCCGTATCTACACCAGAATAGTCACAACGCCCCAGCCGAGCTGCAAG GCATCCCGAGGTATCACTCCCAGTCGCCTGGCATGTGTGACCGCAAGGAGTTCGTCTTCTCCTTCAACACCATGGCGCCCTCGTCCATGCACTCAGCGGGCAGCGGCTCCTACTACCACCAGCAGGTCACCTACCAAGACATCAAGCCCTGCGTGATGTGA
- the MTHFSD gene encoding methenyltetrahydrofolate synthase domain-containing protein isoform X2 yields the protein MELRTGVSKQDIREQIWDYMESRNLADFPRPVHHRIPNFKGASRAAEHLPRLQAFKMARTVKVNPDAPQTNARFLVLDSKKTLLVPTPRLRTGLFNKITPPPGATKDVLRKCATSQGVRNYSTPVGLDSRVLVDLVVVGSVAVSEKGWRIGKGEGYADLEYAMMVSMGAVSPETPVVTIVHDCQVIDIPEALLEDHDLTVDYILTPTRVVATGCERPKPTGILWSKISGEVMGKIPVLQSLRHREKQAGKDVTLRDEPRRLLGASSQQPARLTAVRGPRDPPLPEPCPAQGEDGPTGTVCVGNLPRDARVSELKRALRELGVVPQRLTWQGPRGRALLHYQAPASAQQAVSHLQGLRLGAATVTVSLARRRRASDLPGGRVQEPQPDCRPAVADL from the exons GTGTTTCCAAACAGGACATTCGCGAACAGATCTGGGACTACATGGAATCACGAAACTTAGCGGATTTTCCCCGGCCTGTTCATCACAGGATTCCCAACTTCAAG GGTGCTTCCCGTGCTGCCGAGCACCTCCCACGCTTGCAGGCGTTCAAAATGGCCAGAACCGTTAAGGTCAATCCTGACGCTCCCCAGACAAACGCTCGCTTCTTGGTCCTCGAC agcaaaaaaacaTTGTTGGTGCCAACACCACGGCTGAGAACGGGGTTGTTTAATAAGATCACGCCGCCGCCCGGCGCAACGAAGGACGTCTTGAGAAAATGCGCCACCTCTCAG GGCGTGCGCAACTACAGCACCCCCGTGGGCTTGGATTCCAGGGTCCTTGTggacttggtggtggtggggtccGTTGCCGTTTCTGAAAAAG GTTGGAGAATTGGGAAGGGAGAAGGTTATGCTGATCTGGAATATGCCATGATGGTGTCGATGGGAGCGGTCAGCCCGGAGACACCAGTGGTCACCATCGTCCACGACTGCCAG GTCATCGACATACCTGAAGCGCTGCTCGAGGACCACGACCTCACCGTGGACTACATTCTCACTCCGACGAGAGTCGTTGCCACGGGGTGTGAGCGCCCAAAGCCAACGGGAATCTTATGGTCCAAG ATCAGCGGGGAGGTGATGGGGAAAATCCCAGTACTCCAAAGCCTTCGTCACCGAGAGAAGCAGGCTGGAAAAGACGTCACCCTCCGGGACGAGCCCCGGCGCCTCCTGggagccagcagccagcagccagctCGCCTGACCGCCGTCCGGGGGCCCCGGGACCCACCCCTGCCAGAACCCTGCCCTGCGCAGGGGGAGGATGGGCCCACTGGCACCGTTTGCGTCGGGAACCTTCCCCGGGACGCCCGAGTGAGCGAGCTGAAGAGAGCCCTCCGAGAACTCGGAGTGGTCCCCCAGAGGCTCACTTGGCAGGGGCCCCGGGGCAGGGCCCTCCTGCATTACCAGGCCCCGGCCTCCGCCCAGCAGGCCGTCTCCCACTTGCAGGGCTTGCGCTTGGGGGCGGCCACCGTGACGGTGTCACTGGCCAGGCGGCGGAGGGCCAGCGACCTGCCGGGCGGCCGCGTGCAGGAGCCACAGCCTGACTGTCGCCCGGCCGTCGCCGACCTGTGA
- the MTHFSD gene encoding methenyltetrahydrofolate synthase domain-containing protein isoform X1, whose product MELRTGVSKQDIREQIWDYMESRNLADFPRPVHHRIPNFKGSYLACQNIRDLEVFARTREVKVDPDKPLEGVRLLALQSKKTLLVPTPRLRTGLFNKITPPPGATKDVLRKCATSQGVRNYSTPVGLDSRVLVDLVVVGSVAVSEKGWRIGKGEGYADLEYAMMVSMGAVSPETPVVTIVHDCQVIDIPEALLEDHDLTVDYILTPTRVVATGCERPKPTGILWSKISGEVMGKIPVLQSLRHREKQAGKDVTLRDEPRRLLGASSQQPARLTAVRGPRDPPLPEPCPAQGEDGPTGTVCVGNLPRDARVSELKRALRELGVVPQRLTWQGPRGRALLHYQAPASAQQAVSHLQGLRLGAATVTVSLARRRRASDLPGGRVQEPQPDCRPAVADL is encoded by the exons GTGTTTCCAAACAGGACATTCGCGAACAGATCTGGGACTACATGGAATCACGAAACTTAGCGGATTTTCCCCGGCCTGTTCATCACAGGATTCCCAACTTCAAG GGCTCTTATCTGGCTTGCCAAAACATCAGAGACCTAGAAGTTTTTGCCAGAACACGGGAAGTTAAAGTGGACCCCGACAAACCGCTGGAAGGCGTCCGGCTGCTGGCGCTGCAG agcaaaaaaacaTTGTTGGTGCCAACACCACGGCTGAGAACGGGGTTGTTTAATAAGATCACGCCGCCGCCCGGCGCAACGAAGGACGTCTTGAGAAAATGCGCCACCTCTCAG GGCGTGCGCAACTACAGCACCCCCGTGGGCTTGGATTCCAGGGTCCTTGTggacttggtggtggtggggtccGTTGCCGTTTCTGAAAAAG GTTGGAGAATTGGGAAGGGAGAAGGTTATGCTGATCTGGAATATGCCATGATGGTGTCGATGGGAGCGGTCAGCCCGGAGACACCAGTGGTCACCATCGTCCACGACTGCCAG GTCATCGACATACCTGAAGCGCTGCTCGAGGACCACGACCTCACCGTGGACTACATTCTCACTCCGACGAGAGTCGTTGCCACGGGGTGTGAGCGCCCAAAGCCAACGGGAATCTTATGGTCCAAG ATCAGCGGGGAGGTGATGGGGAAAATCCCAGTACTCCAAAGCCTTCGTCACCGAGAGAAGCAGGCTGGAAAAGACGTCACCCTCCGGGACGAGCCCCGGCGCCTCCTGggagccagcagccagcagccagctCGCCTGACCGCCGTCCGGGGGCCCCGGGACCCACCCCTGCCAGAACCCTGCCCTGCGCAGGGGGAGGATGGGCCCACTGGCACCGTTTGCGTCGGGAACCTTCCCCGGGACGCCCGAGTGAGCGAGCTGAAGAGAGCCCTCCGAGAACTCGGAGTGGTCCCCCAGAGGCTCACTTGGCAGGGGCCCCGGGGCAGGGCCCTCCTGCATTACCAGGCCCCGGCCTCCGCCCAGCAGGCCGTCTCCCACTTGCAGGGCTTGCGCTTGGGGGCGGCCACCGTGACGGTGTCACTGGCCAGGCGGCGGAGGGCCAGCGACCTGCCGGGCGGCCGCGTGCAGGAGCCACAGCCTGACTGTCGCCCGGCCGTCGCCGACCTGTGA